One Vespa crabro chromosome 4, iyVesCrab1.2, whole genome shotgun sequence DNA segment encodes these proteins:
- the LOC124423634 gene encoding E3 ubiquitin-protein ligase SH3RF3 isoform X2 yields MDECMLNDLLECSVCLERLDTSSKVLPCQHTFCKKCLEEIVSTHRELRCPECRVLVDVKVDDLPPNVLLMRILEGMRNAAPKNIKTVSRNNPGPQRLFGGHQVAPAPIVTTNITSVTHTTEVVRHANAAAKQVHLHNQAYGRAIYDYVSKVPGDLSFKKGDIVVLRKKIDNNWYFGECGTSHGVFPLSYVQVMTPLPPHVPQCKALYDFRMTTDDEDGCLTFNKGEVISVIRRVDENWAEGKLLDRIGIFPLAFVELNSVARALMKLSTNVQPGPSRIAPPTPTNEETTPLIPTDHSRNIQTTSQPHSQLTQTTTLPVSDSSSTVSSGGSSTTTTPNTPNSSSTSSSSSTAPSSPSSPATSPSAVGNRHNVKRHSFTAMNTGHHAHSHHRHSAEILSPAIDSGLNSGNNSSANESSSLQALGNSTDQSFRHRRSGSSDLVLAQSSQNLPSNSNNGSHLPAAYVALYPYKPQKADELELRKGGIYMVTERCQDGWFKGTSNRTQKCGVFPGNYVAPAKCQRGLCRGTSNTTQHQNSSLTTGQGNNESRLTVTYTKNKGPAPQPYNIRTLPPPALPPRAINPVPPVSSSRLNQSQGITQEDSPPRHNEQTSVITPLGRSHSAVMTSNLPSPGKQVLLQPALTTSTTAAIGSITNNNSTAINATATAAISTIPDRSKSPNNTLHTASVSAPTSSTSVTSNKTGEKSKEKKDKCVSLMRRLTNIKKSKSPPPATYSMDNPVFEDGNAMNPMHVRSSDTSGVVMPTTVAGNHHRKSNSLDTGIGKQVKQQPSRERERVYRFRCIVPYPPNSEFELELRVGDIIYVHKKRDDGWYKGTQQRTGRTGLFPASFVEAF; encoded by the exons atggaTGAGTGTATGCTAAACGATTTATTGGAATGTTCAGTCTGCTTAGAACGATTGGATACTTCTAGTAAAGTATTGCCTTGTCAGCACACTTTCTGTAAAAAATGTTTAGAAGAAATTGTGAGTACGCACAGAGAACTACGATGCCCTGAGTGCAGAGTGCTGGTCGATGTTAAAGTCGATGACTTGCCACCAAATGTATTACTTATGCGTATTCTGGAAGGGATGCGCAATGCTGCAcctaagaatataaaaactgTTTCTCGCAATAATCCAGGCCCACAGCGGCTATTTGGTGGTCATCAAGTTGCTCCAGCTCCTATTGTAACCACGAATATTACATCTGTTACGCACACTACCGAAGTAGTACGTCATGCTAATGCAGCAGCTAAGCAGGTACACTTACACAATCAGGCATATGGCCGGGCCATATATGATTATGTGTCTAAAGTACCTgg tgATTTAAGTTTTAAGAAAGGTGACATTGTTGTTCttcgtaaaaaaattgataataattggtATTTTGGAGAGTGCGGTACTAGTCATGGCGTTTTTCCATTATCCTATGTTCAG GTGATGACTCCACTGCCACCACATGTACCACAATGTAAAGCTTTATATGATTTTAGAATGACCACTGACGATGAAGATGGCTGTCTTACTTTTAATAAG ggagaagttattagcgttattagaAGGGTAGATGAAAATTGGGCGGAAGGAAAACTTTTAGATAGAATAGGCATTTTTCCATTAGCCTTTGTAGAACTTAATAGCGTTGCTAGAGCTTTAATGAAGTTGTCAACAAA TGTACAACCAGGACCTTCGCGAATAGCACCACCTACTCCTACCAATGAAGAAACTACTCCTTTAATACCAACTGATCACTCGCGCAACATTCAAACAACGAGCCAACCTCATTCGCAGTTAACACAG acTACAACATTACCAGTATCAGATTCTAGTTCAACTGTATCTTCTGGAGGTAGTTCTACTACAACTACTCCAAACACACCTAATAGTTCGAGTACTTCCAGCAGTTCTAGTACTGCTCCTAGTAGTCCTAGTAGTCCTGCTACTTCTCCTTCAGCAGTTGGAAATAGACACAATGTCAAGCGTCATAGTTTTACTGCTATGAATACTGGTCATCATGCACATTCCCATCATCGACATAGTGCTGAAATACTTAGTCCAGCTATAGACAGTGGCCTTAACAGTGGAAACAATAGTTCTGCCAATGAATCCTCATCTTtacaa GCATTAGGTAATAGTACAGATCAGAGCTTTCGGCATAGACGAAGTGGTAGCAGTGATCTAGTCCTTGCTCAATCATCACAAAATTTACCCAGTAACTCTAATAATGGTAGTCATTTACCAGCTGCTTATGTAGCTTTGTATCCGTATAAACCACAAAAAGCAGATGAGCTTGAGTTAAGGAAAGGAGGTATTTATATGGTAACAGAACGTTGTCAAGATGGTTGGTTCAAAGGAACATCCAATCGTACACAAAAATGTGGAGTTTTCCCTGGAAATTATGTCGCCCCAGCAAA ATGCCAACGTGGCTTATGCAGAGGTACATCAAATACTACGCAACATCAGAATTCTTCATTGACAACTGGTCAGGGCAATAATGAATCGCGATTAACTGTTACTTATACTAAAAACAAAGGGCCTGCACCCCAACCTTACAATATAAGAACATTGCCACCGCCTGCATTGCCACCTCGTGCTATTAATCCAGTTCCGCCTGTATCGTCTTCGCGACTCAATCAAAGCCAAGGCATAACTCAAGAGGATAGTCCTCCCAGACACAATGAACAAACCTCTGTTATAACGCCGCTAGGTCGTAGTCATAGTGCAGTGATGACTTCaaatttac CTTCTCCAGGtaaacaagtattattacaaCCTGCtttaacaacatcaacaacagCTGCTATTGGCAGtattaccaataacaacagtacAGCCATAaatgctactgctactgctgctatTTCTACTATACCCGATAGAAGCAAAAGCCCAAATAATACTTTACATACAGCAAGTGTCTCTGCTCCTACTTCAAGTACATCTGTAACTTCAAATAAAACTGGTGAAAAG tcaaaggaaaaaaaagacaaatgtgTTTCTTTGATGCGTCGTCTAACTAAcataaaaaaatctaaatcACCTCCACCAGCTACTTATTCAATGGATAATCCTGTATTTGAGGATGGTAATGCCATGAATCCAATGCATGTTAG atcgAGCGATACAAGCGGAGTAGTAATGCCTACAACCGTTGCTGGTAATCATCATCGTAAAAGTAATTCTTTGGATACTGGTATAGGTAAACAAGTGAAACAACAACCTTCGCGTGAACG TGAACGAGTATATAGATTTCGTTGCATAGTACCATATCCACCTAATAGTGAATTTGAATTAGAACTACGAGTAGgtgatataatttatgtacataaaaaACGTGATGATGGATGGTATAAAGGGACACAGCAACGTACCGGACGCACTGGTCTTTTTCCCGCAAGTTTTGTGGAAGCTTTCTGA
- the LOC124423634 gene encoding E3 ubiquitin-protein ligase SH3RF3 isoform X1 has translation MDECMLNDLLECSVCLERLDTSSKVLPCQHTFCKKCLEEIVSTHRELRCPECRVLVDVKVDDLPPNVLLMRILEGMRNAAPKNIKTVSRNNPGPQRLFGGHQVAPAPIVTTNITSVTHTTEVVRHANAAAKQVHLHNQAYGRAIYDYVSKVPGDLSFKKGDIVVLRKKIDNNWYFGECGTSHGVFPLSYVQVMTPLPPHVPQCKALYDFRMTTDDEDGCLTFNKGEVISVIRRVDENWAEGKLLDRIGIFPLAFVELNSVARALMKLSTNVQPGPSRIAPPTPTNEETTPLIPTDHSRNIQTTSQPHSQLTQTTTLPVSDSSSTVSSGGSSTTTTPNTPNSSSTSSSSSTAPSSPSSPATSPSAVGNRHNVKRHSFTAMNTGHHAHSHHRHSAEILSPAIDSGLNSGNNSSANESSSLQALGNSTDQSFRHRRSGSSDLVLAQSSQNLPSNSNNGSHLPAAYVALYPYKPQKADELELRKGGIYMVTERCQDGWFKGTSNRTQKCGVFPGNYVAPAKCQRGLCRGTSNTTQHQNSSLTTGQGNNESRLTVTYTKNKGPAPQPYNIRTLPPPALPPRAINPVPPVSSSRLNQSQGITQEDSPPRHNEQTSVITPLGRSHSAVMTSNLPSPGKQVLLQPALTTSTTAAIGSITNNNSTAINATATAAISTIPDRSKSPNNTLHTASVSAPTSSTSVTSNKTGEKSKEKKDKCVSLMRRLTNIKKSKSPPPATYSMDNPVFEDGNAMNPMHVRSGSCPSQLLQVAPTQELNASNSVHRMCPGSVQGHVTSSQRLKFKERPSLQVSVFERSSDTSGVVMPTTVAGNHHRKSNSLDTGIGKQVKQQPSRERERVYRFRCIVPYPPNSEFELELRVGDIIYVHKKRDDGWYKGTQQRTGRTGLFPASFVEAF, from the exons atggaTGAGTGTATGCTAAACGATTTATTGGAATGTTCAGTCTGCTTAGAACGATTGGATACTTCTAGTAAAGTATTGCCTTGTCAGCACACTTTCTGTAAAAAATGTTTAGAAGAAATTGTGAGTACGCACAGAGAACTACGATGCCCTGAGTGCAGAGTGCTGGTCGATGTTAAAGTCGATGACTTGCCACCAAATGTATTACTTATGCGTATTCTGGAAGGGATGCGCAATGCTGCAcctaagaatataaaaactgTTTCTCGCAATAATCCAGGCCCACAGCGGCTATTTGGTGGTCATCAAGTTGCTCCAGCTCCTATTGTAACCACGAATATTACATCTGTTACGCACACTACCGAAGTAGTACGTCATGCTAATGCAGCAGCTAAGCAGGTACACTTACACAATCAGGCATATGGCCGGGCCATATATGATTATGTGTCTAAAGTACCTgg tgATTTAAGTTTTAAGAAAGGTGACATTGTTGTTCttcgtaaaaaaattgataataattggtATTTTGGAGAGTGCGGTACTAGTCATGGCGTTTTTCCATTATCCTATGTTCAG GTGATGACTCCACTGCCACCACATGTACCACAATGTAAAGCTTTATATGATTTTAGAATGACCACTGACGATGAAGATGGCTGTCTTACTTTTAATAAG ggagaagttattagcgttattagaAGGGTAGATGAAAATTGGGCGGAAGGAAAACTTTTAGATAGAATAGGCATTTTTCCATTAGCCTTTGTAGAACTTAATAGCGTTGCTAGAGCTTTAATGAAGTTGTCAACAAA TGTACAACCAGGACCTTCGCGAATAGCACCACCTACTCCTACCAATGAAGAAACTACTCCTTTAATACCAACTGATCACTCGCGCAACATTCAAACAACGAGCCAACCTCATTCGCAGTTAACACAG acTACAACATTACCAGTATCAGATTCTAGTTCAACTGTATCTTCTGGAGGTAGTTCTACTACAACTACTCCAAACACACCTAATAGTTCGAGTACTTCCAGCAGTTCTAGTACTGCTCCTAGTAGTCCTAGTAGTCCTGCTACTTCTCCTTCAGCAGTTGGAAATAGACACAATGTCAAGCGTCATAGTTTTACTGCTATGAATACTGGTCATCATGCACATTCCCATCATCGACATAGTGCTGAAATACTTAGTCCAGCTATAGACAGTGGCCTTAACAGTGGAAACAATAGTTCTGCCAATGAATCCTCATCTTtacaa GCATTAGGTAATAGTACAGATCAGAGCTTTCGGCATAGACGAAGTGGTAGCAGTGATCTAGTCCTTGCTCAATCATCACAAAATTTACCCAGTAACTCTAATAATGGTAGTCATTTACCAGCTGCTTATGTAGCTTTGTATCCGTATAAACCACAAAAAGCAGATGAGCTTGAGTTAAGGAAAGGAGGTATTTATATGGTAACAGAACGTTGTCAAGATGGTTGGTTCAAAGGAACATCCAATCGTACACAAAAATGTGGAGTTTTCCCTGGAAATTATGTCGCCCCAGCAAA ATGCCAACGTGGCTTATGCAGAGGTACATCAAATACTACGCAACATCAGAATTCTTCATTGACAACTGGTCAGGGCAATAATGAATCGCGATTAACTGTTACTTATACTAAAAACAAAGGGCCTGCACCCCAACCTTACAATATAAGAACATTGCCACCGCCTGCATTGCCACCTCGTGCTATTAATCCAGTTCCGCCTGTATCGTCTTCGCGACTCAATCAAAGCCAAGGCATAACTCAAGAGGATAGTCCTCCCAGACACAATGAACAAACCTCTGTTATAACGCCGCTAGGTCGTAGTCATAGTGCAGTGATGACTTCaaatttac CTTCTCCAGGtaaacaagtattattacaaCCTGCtttaacaacatcaacaacagCTGCTATTGGCAGtattaccaataacaacagtacAGCCATAaatgctactgctactgctgctatTTCTACTATACCCGATAGAAGCAAAAGCCCAAATAATACTTTACATACAGCAAGTGTCTCTGCTCCTACTTCAAGTACATCTGTAACTTCAAATAAAACTGGTGAAAAG tcaaaggaaaaaaaagacaaatgtgTTTCTTTGATGCGTCGTCTAACTAAcataaaaaaatctaaatcACCTCCACCAGCTACTTATTCAATGGATAATCCTGTATTTGAGGATGGTAATGCCATGAATCCAATGCATGTTAG atCGGGATCTTGTCCAAGTCAGTTGCTACAGGTGGCACCCACACAGGAATTAAATGCTTCGAACAGTGTTCATCGCATGTGTCCAGGCTCTGTGCAAGGGCACGTCACGTCCTCACAGAGACTAAAGTTCAAGGAGAGACCCTCTTTACAGGTCTCAGTTTTCGAGAG atcgAGCGATACAAGCGGAGTAGTAATGCCTACAACCGTTGCTGGTAATCATCATCGTAAAAGTAATTCTTTGGATACTGGTATAGGTAAACAAGTGAAACAACAACCTTCGCGTGAACG TGAACGAGTATATAGATTTCGTTGCATAGTACCATATCCACCTAATAGTGAATTTGAATTAGAACTACGAGTAGgtgatataatttatgtacataaaaaACGTGATGATGGATGGTATAAAGGGACACAGCAACGTACCGGACGCACTGGTCTTTTTCCCGCAAGTTTTGTGGAAGCTTTCTGA
- the LOC124423638 gene encoding transmembrane protein 53-B, whose protein sequence is MMIQAKIMSSFLWKRFNYCLQPRQLMNRQNMAIMLITPRLLSTCEITKNIKFISHDNDIRISKYTVKTSNSSEKRPLLVLICWLLAKEKHYMKFTDLYLQHGFDVTIVTITPWQLMWPEKGSRIIAADLLTFLEENQDYQQIMLHGFSVGGYLWGEVLTYVHSNREKYNNVIDRIIGHVWDSAADISEFVIGTPRAIFPNNPLLQSIIQKYLIYHMKAFYKQSTQYYLRSSQMFHTNLIRSPALFLVSNVDPVGPVSSNMRVRDSWDSLGVKTYVKIFDGSPHVGHYQKYPKEYKAELHAFLGMLNLIKNKGKITAQG, encoded by the exons ATGATGATACAAGCAAAAATAATGTCTTCCTTTTTATGgaaaagatttaattattgtttacaaCCAAGACAATTAATGAATAGACAAAATATg gcTATTATGCTAATAACTCCTAGATTATTGTCCACTTGTGAGATTactaagaatataaaatttatctccCATGATAATGACATtagaatatcaaaatatacagTGAAAACTTCTAATTCATCAGAAAAACGACCTTTGCTAGTTTTGATTTGTTGGCTTCTAGCTAAAGAGAAACACTATATGAAATTTACTGATTTGTATTTACAACACGGATTTGATGTTACGATAGTAACTATCACTCCATGGCAGCTTATGTGGCCTGAAAAAGGATCCAGA ATAATTGCAGCAGATTTGTTGACATTCTTAGAAGAAAATCAGGATTATCAACAAATTATGCTGCATGGATTTTCTGTGGGTGGCTATTTATGGGGCGAAGTTTTAACTTATGTACATAGCAAtcgtgaaaaatataataatgttattgataGAATTATTGGTCATGTATGGGATAGTGCTGCAGATATTAGTGAATTTGTTATAGGCACGCCACGTGCTATATTTCCTAATAATCCTTTGTTGCAAtctataatacaaaaatatttaat ctATCATATGAAAGCATTTTACAAGCAATCTACACAGTATTACCTTCGCTCTAGTCAGATGTTTCATACAAATTTAATACGGAGTCCAGCACTTTTTCTTGTAAGTAATGTAGATCCTGTGGGACCAGTAAGTAGTAATATGAGGGTAAGAGATTCATGGGATTCCTTAGGTGTAAAG ACTTATGTCAAAATATTTGATGGATCACCCCATGTAGGACATTATCAGAAATATCCAAAAGAATATAAAGCAGAACTTCATGCATTTTTAGGGATGTTAAActtaatcaaaaataaaggtaaaatTACAGCCCAAGGCTAA